A window from Vigna angularis cultivar LongXiaoDou No.4 chromosome 7, ASM1680809v1, whole genome shotgun sequence encodes these proteins:
- the LOC108336282 gene encoding uncharacterized protein LOC108336282 isoform X1, which translates to MDRNRVGGKFQIHTNQLRKKQMANESGNNAVPGFQWLNRLVSEPYYLFHFLTFFSYFIIRSSASEVLAPHLIQHLLRREIQTLLVFAILVVIKGVKEDNWEAFIADALFLGKICLFVLAITMDRHLAVWYILVFLVIHMLTQQPLFQGLGTSSKLTPLQLESLLTEGTTTRLWLVEFRASYSPACIRSSQHFPELSITYSSKNLSFGIVDLGLFPNAAEKFGISLSGSMGQLPTYILFENAAEVARFPELDFEATYFHPTITKGLLSRHFELDRHLLEYFNDLFVGSRI; encoded by the exons ATGGATCGAAATCGGGTGGGAGGGAAATTCCAGATCCATACGAACCAGTTAAGAAAGAAGCAAATGGCAAATGAAAGTGGCAATAATGCAGTTCCGGGGTTCCAATGGCTGAATCGCTTGGTTTCAGAACCTTATTACCTTTTCCATTTCTTAACTTTCTTCTCATATTTCATCATTCGCAGCTCCGCTTCCGAAGTTCTTGCACCTCATCTCATCCAACATCTCCTTCGTCGC GAAATACAAACGTTGCTTGTGTTCGCGATATTGGTTGTCATCAAG GGAGTAAAAGAAGACAACTGGGAAGCCTTTATAGCCGATGCACTTTTCCTTGGCAAG ATTTGTCTTTTTGTCCTAGCCATTACGATGGATCGCCACTTAGCCGTATGGTATATTCTTGTATTTTTAG TGATACATATGTTAACACAACAACCTCTATTCCAAGGACTAG GTACGTCCAGCAAGCTAACCCCATTGCAGTTGGAAAGCCTGTTGACAGAGGGGACAACTACAAGATTGTGGCTG GTGGAATTTCGTGCTTCATATTCACCTGCTTGCATTCGCTCAAGTCAGCATTTTCCTGAGCTCTCCATTAC ATATTCAAGCAAAAATTTATCGTTTGGAATAGTTGATCTTGGTCTCTTTCCTAATGCTGCTGAAAAATTTGGAATATCCCTAAGTG GAAGCATGGGCCAGCTTCCTACATATATCTTATTTGAGAATGCAGCTGAAGTTGCCCGCTTTCCAGAGTTGGATTTTGAAGCAACATATTTTCACCCTACGATTACCAAG GGGCTTCTTTCTCGTCATTTTGAGCTTGATCGGCACCTTCTGGAATATTTTAATG ATTTATTTGTTGGTTCTAGGATCTAA
- the LOC108338217 gene encoding TOM1-like protein 9 isoform X3: MVNSMVERATSDMLIGPDWAMNIEICDMLNHDPGQAKDVVKGIKKKIGSKNSKVQLLALTPDSHVKEKILTLIDTWQEAFGGPRARYPQYFAAYQELLRAGAVFPQRSEQSAPVLTPPQTQPLASYPQNIRDSDPRQDTAESSAESEFPTLSLTEIQNARGIMDVLAEMLNALDPSNKEGIRQEVIVDLVEQCRTYKQRVVHLVNSTSDESLLCQGLALNDDLQRVLAKHESISSGTSAQNQNHAENSKPALPGTLVDIDAPLVDTGDTTKQTKERPSSNVEAESQTMNQLLLPAPPTSNGSTIPAKVDPKLDLLSGDDYNSPKADASNALVPVGEQPPASPVSQQNALVLFDMFSNGNNAPTSVNSQLPQPANVASQSTPYTPQFQQQQTVISQGGFYPNGNVPNAGSPQYEQQSLYTHGTGSAWNGQVAQQQQQPPSPVYGTQSGGSLPPPPWEAQSADNGSSVAGAQYPYVQNAAHPPGSQTMGNDQGVGMYMQPNANSHMPRMNNHVGRNQMGLQPQHIQGVAGPYMGMASHQMQGGPVMYPQQMYGTQFMGYGYDQQQQGVPYIEQQMYGMSVRDDSALRNSYPVSTPSYAPSGKPSKPEDKLFGDLVNMAKVKPNPTPGRAGSM; encoded by the exons CCTGATTCTCATGTCAAAGAGAAGATATTGACTCTTATTGATACTTGGCAAGAAGCATTTGGAGGCCCGAGGGCAAGATATCCACAATATTTTGCTGCTTATCAGGAACTGTTG CGTGCTGGGGCAGTATTCCCTCAGAGATCGGAACAATCTGCACCTGTACTCACACCTCCGCAAACACAGCCATTGGCATCATACCCTCAAAATATACGTGACTCAGATCCTCGTCAGGACACAGCTGAATCCTCTGCCGAGTCTGAGTTTCCTACTCTAAG TTTGACAGAAATTCAAAATGCTCGTGGCATCATGGATGTTCTTGCAGAAATGCTCAATGCCTTAGATCCTAGTAACAAAGAA GGGATTAGACAGGAGGTTATTGTTGACTTGGTGGAGCAGTGTCGAACTTACAAGCAGAGGGTGGTACACCTTGTCAACTCAACTTC CGATGAATCACTGCTATGCCAAGGACTGGCCCTGAATGATGATCTGCAGCGAGTACTGGCCAAGCACGAATCTATTTCTTCGGGAACTTCTGCCCAAAACCAAAATCACGCAGAAAATTCAAAACCTGCCCTTCCTGGAACACTTGTAGATATAGATGCTCCTTTGGTTGATACTGGGGATACTACCAAACAAACTAAAGAGAG ACCCTCTTCTAATGTTGAAGCAGAATCCCAAACAATGAATCAGTTGCTGCTTCCTGCGCCTCCAACTTCTAATGGTTCAACAATTCCTGCTAAGGTTGACCCCAAATTGGACCTACTCAGTGGTGATGACTATAACTCTCCAAAAGCAGATGCTTCAAATGCTCTTGTTCCTGTAGGAGAACAGCCACCTGCTAGTCCTGTTTCTCAGCAGAATGCCCTTGTTCTTTTTGATATGTTTTCCAATGGAAATAATGCACCTACATCAGTCAATAGCCAGCTGCCCCAGCCAGCTAATGTTGCTAGCCAAAGTACTCCATATACTCCCCAATTTCAACAACAGCAAACAGTCATATCTCAAGGTGGATTTTACCCCAATGGAAATGTCCCAAATGCGGGTTCGCCTCAGTATGAGCAACAATCGCTGTATACACACGGTACAGGTTCTGCTTGGAATGGTCAGGTTGCACAACAGCAGCAACAACCACCTTCACCGGTTTATG GTACGCAAAGCGGTGGATCATTGCCACCCCCTCCTTGGGAAGCGCAATCAGCAGATAATGGAAGTTCAGTAGCTGGCGCTCAGTATCCATATGTGCAGAATGCTGCACATCCTCCAGGGTCTCAAACAATGGGCAATGACCAGGGTGTTGGCATGTATATGCAGCCAAATGCTAATAGCCATATGCCACGAATGAATAACCATGTTGGGAGAAATCAAATGGGCTTGCAACCTCAGCATATACAAGGTGTTGCAGGGCCCTACATGGGTATGGCTTCACATCAAATGCAGGGTGGTCCTGTGATGTATCCTCAACAGATGTACGGAACCCAATTTATGGGATACGGTTATGATCAGCAGCAACAAGGAGTTCCATATATTGAACAGCAAATGTATGGTATGTCTGTCAGAGATGACAGTGCTTTGAGAAACTCTTACCCAGTTTCTACCCCATCTTATGCTCCATCTGGGAAACCTTCCAAGCCAGAGGATAAGTTATTTGGAGACCTTGTTAACATGGCAAAGGTGAAGCCCAATCCCACCCCAGGCCGAGCTGGTAGCATGTAA
- the LOC108336282 gene encoding uncharacterized protein LOC108336282 isoform X2, with protein MDRNRVGGKFQIHTNQLRKKQMANESGNNAVPGFQWLNRLVSEPYYLFHFLTFFSYFIIRSSASEVLAPHLIQHLLRREIQTLLVFAILVVIKGVKEDNWEAFIADALFLGKICLFVLAITMDRHLAVWYILVFLVIHMLTQQPLFQGLGTSSKLTPLQLESLLTEGTTTRLWLVEFRASYSPACIRSSQHFPELSITYSSKNLSFGIVDLGLFPNAAEKFGISLSGSMGQLPTYILFENAAEVARFPELDFEATYFHPTITKGLLSRHFELDRHLLEYFNGK; from the exons ATGGATCGAAATCGGGTGGGAGGGAAATTCCAGATCCATACGAACCAGTTAAGAAAGAAGCAAATGGCAAATGAAAGTGGCAATAATGCAGTTCCGGGGTTCCAATGGCTGAATCGCTTGGTTTCAGAACCTTATTACCTTTTCCATTTCTTAACTTTCTTCTCATATTTCATCATTCGCAGCTCCGCTTCCGAAGTTCTTGCACCTCATCTCATCCAACATCTCCTTCGTCGC GAAATACAAACGTTGCTTGTGTTCGCGATATTGGTTGTCATCAAG GGAGTAAAAGAAGACAACTGGGAAGCCTTTATAGCCGATGCACTTTTCCTTGGCAAG ATTTGTCTTTTTGTCCTAGCCATTACGATGGATCGCCACTTAGCCGTATGGTATATTCTTGTATTTTTAG TGATACATATGTTAACACAACAACCTCTATTCCAAGGACTAG GTACGTCCAGCAAGCTAACCCCATTGCAGTTGGAAAGCCTGTTGACAGAGGGGACAACTACAAGATTGTGGCTG GTGGAATTTCGTGCTTCATATTCACCTGCTTGCATTCGCTCAAGTCAGCATTTTCCTGAGCTCTCCATTAC ATATTCAAGCAAAAATTTATCGTTTGGAATAGTTGATCTTGGTCTCTTTCCTAATGCTGCTGAAAAATTTGGAATATCCCTAAGTG GAAGCATGGGCCAGCTTCCTACATATATCTTATTTGAGAATGCAGCTGAAGTTGCCCGCTTTCCAGAGTTGGATTTTGAAGCAACATATTTTCACCCTACGATTACCAAG GGGCTTCTTTCTCGTCATTTTGAGCTTGATCGGCACCTTCTGGAATATTTTAATGGTAAATAG
- the LOC108338217 gene encoding TOM1-like protein 9 isoform X1 gives MVNSMVERATSDMLIGPDWAMNIEICDMLNHDPGQAKDVVKGIKKKIGSKNSKVQLLALTVSLNIHHLNHFDGQISSSLEMVTVCLSMLLETIIKNCGDIVHMHVAERDVLHDMVKIVKKKPDSHVKEKILTLIDTWQEAFGGPRARYPQYFAAYQELLRAGAVFPQRSEQSAPVLTPPQTQPLASYPQNIRDSDPRQDTAESSAESEFPTLSLTEIQNARGIMDVLAEMLNALDPSNKEGIRQEVIVDLVEQCRTYKQRVVHLVNSTSDESLLCQGLALNDDLQRVLAKHESISSGTSAQNQNHAENSKPALPGTLVDIDAPLVDTGDTTKQTKERPSSNVEAESQTMNQLLLPAPPTSNGSTIPAKVDPKLDLLSGDDYNSPKADASNALVPVGEQPPASPVSQQNALVLFDMFSNGNNAPTSVNSQLPQPANVASQSTPYTPQFQQQQTVISQGGFYPNGNVPNAGSPQYEQQSLYTHGTGSAWNGQVAQQQQQPPSPVYGTQSGGSLPPPPWEAQSADNGSSVAGAQYPYVQNAAHPPGSQTMGNDQGVGMYMQPNANSHMPRMNNHVGRNQMGLQPQHIQGVAGPYMGMASHQMQGGPVMYPQQMYGTQFMGYGYDQQQQGVPYIEQQMYGMSVRDDSALRNSYPVSTPSYAPSGKPSKPEDKLFGDLVNMAKVKPNPTPGRAGSM, from the exons GTGAGCCTTAATATTCATCATTTAAACCACTTTGATGGCCAGATCAGCTCTTCATTGGAAATGGTCACGGTTTGCCTGTCAATG TTGTTGGAGACAATCATAAAAAACTGTGGAGATATTGTTCATATGCATGTTGCAGAGAGAGACGTGCTTCATGATATGGTAAAAATAGTGAAGAAAAAG CCTGATTCTCATGTCAAAGAGAAGATATTGACTCTTATTGATACTTGGCAAGAAGCATTTGGAGGCCCGAGGGCAAGATATCCACAATATTTTGCTGCTTATCAGGAACTGTTG CGTGCTGGGGCAGTATTCCCTCAGAGATCGGAACAATCTGCACCTGTACTCACACCTCCGCAAACACAGCCATTGGCATCATACCCTCAAAATATACGTGACTCAGATCCTCGTCAGGACACAGCTGAATCCTCTGCCGAGTCTGAGTTTCCTACTCTAAG TTTGACAGAAATTCAAAATGCTCGTGGCATCATGGATGTTCTTGCAGAAATGCTCAATGCCTTAGATCCTAGTAACAAAGAA GGGATTAGACAGGAGGTTATTGTTGACTTGGTGGAGCAGTGTCGAACTTACAAGCAGAGGGTGGTACACCTTGTCAACTCAACTTC CGATGAATCACTGCTATGCCAAGGACTGGCCCTGAATGATGATCTGCAGCGAGTACTGGCCAAGCACGAATCTATTTCTTCGGGAACTTCTGCCCAAAACCAAAATCACGCAGAAAATTCAAAACCTGCCCTTCCTGGAACACTTGTAGATATAGATGCTCCTTTGGTTGATACTGGGGATACTACCAAACAAACTAAAGAGAG ACCCTCTTCTAATGTTGAAGCAGAATCCCAAACAATGAATCAGTTGCTGCTTCCTGCGCCTCCAACTTCTAATGGTTCAACAATTCCTGCTAAGGTTGACCCCAAATTGGACCTACTCAGTGGTGATGACTATAACTCTCCAAAAGCAGATGCTTCAAATGCTCTTGTTCCTGTAGGAGAACAGCCACCTGCTAGTCCTGTTTCTCAGCAGAATGCCCTTGTTCTTTTTGATATGTTTTCCAATGGAAATAATGCACCTACATCAGTCAATAGCCAGCTGCCCCAGCCAGCTAATGTTGCTAGCCAAAGTACTCCATATACTCCCCAATTTCAACAACAGCAAACAGTCATATCTCAAGGTGGATTTTACCCCAATGGAAATGTCCCAAATGCGGGTTCGCCTCAGTATGAGCAACAATCGCTGTATACACACGGTACAGGTTCTGCTTGGAATGGTCAGGTTGCACAACAGCAGCAACAACCACCTTCACCGGTTTATG GTACGCAAAGCGGTGGATCATTGCCACCCCCTCCTTGGGAAGCGCAATCAGCAGATAATGGAAGTTCAGTAGCTGGCGCTCAGTATCCATATGTGCAGAATGCTGCACATCCTCCAGGGTCTCAAACAATGGGCAATGACCAGGGTGTTGGCATGTATATGCAGCCAAATGCTAATAGCCATATGCCACGAATGAATAACCATGTTGGGAGAAATCAAATGGGCTTGCAACCTCAGCATATACAAGGTGTTGCAGGGCCCTACATGGGTATGGCTTCACATCAAATGCAGGGTGGTCCTGTGATGTATCCTCAACAGATGTACGGAACCCAATTTATGGGATACGGTTATGATCAGCAGCAACAAGGAGTTCCATATATTGAACAGCAAATGTATGGTATGTCTGTCAGAGATGACAGTGCTTTGAGAAACTCTTACCCAGTTTCTACCCCATCTTATGCTCCATCTGGGAAACCTTCCAAGCCAGAGGATAAGTTATTTGGAGACCTTGTTAACATGGCAAAGGTGAAGCCCAATCCCACCCCAGGCCGAGCTGGTAGCATGTAA
- the LOC108338217 gene encoding TOM1-like protein 9 isoform X2 has protein sequence MVNSMVERATSDMLIGPDWAMNIEICDMLNHDPGQAKDVVKGIKKKIGSKNSKVQLLALTLLETIIKNCGDIVHMHVAERDVLHDMVKIVKKKPDSHVKEKILTLIDTWQEAFGGPRARYPQYFAAYQELLRAGAVFPQRSEQSAPVLTPPQTQPLASYPQNIRDSDPRQDTAESSAESEFPTLSLTEIQNARGIMDVLAEMLNALDPSNKEGIRQEVIVDLVEQCRTYKQRVVHLVNSTSDESLLCQGLALNDDLQRVLAKHESISSGTSAQNQNHAENSKPALPGTLVDIDAPLVDTGDTTKQTKERPSSNVEAESQTMNQLLLPAPPTSNGSTIPAKVDPKLDLLSGDDYNSPKADASNALVPVGEQPPASPVSQQNALVLFDMFSNGNNAPTSVNSQLPQPANVASQSTPYTPQFQQQQTVISQGGFYPNGNVPNAGSPQYEQQSLYTHGTGSAWNGQVAQQQQQPPSPVYGTQSGGSLPPPPWEAQSADNGSSVAGAQYPYVQNAAHPPGSQTMGNDQGVGMYMQPNANSHMPRMNNHVGRNQMGLQPQHIQGVAGPYMGMASHQMQGGPVMYPQQMYGTQFMGYGYDQQQQGVPYIEQQMYGMSVRDDSALRNSYPVSTPSYAPSGKPSKPEDKLFGDLVNMAKVKPNPTPGRAGSM, from the exons TTGTTGGAGACAATCATAAAAAACTGTGGAGATATTGTTCATATGCATGTTGCAGAGAGAGACGTGCTTCATGATATGGTAAAAATAGTGAAGAAAAAG CCTGATTCTCATGTCAAAGAGAAGATATTGACTCTTATTGATACTTGGCAAGAAGCATTTGGAGGCCCGAGGGCAAGATATCCACAATATTTTGCTGCTTATCAGGAACTGTTG CGTGCTGGGGCAGTATTCCCTCAGAGATCGGAACAATCTGCACCTGTACTCACACCTCCGCAAACACAGCCATTGGCATCATACCCTCAAAATATACGTGACTCAGATCCTCGTCAGGACACAGCTGAATCCTCTGCCGAGTCTGAGTTTCCTACTCTAAG TTTGACAGAAATTCAAAATGCTCGTGGCATCATGGATGTTCTTGCAGAAATGCTCAATGCCTTAGATCCTAGTAACAAAGAA GGGATTAGACAGGAGGTTATTGTTGACTTGGTGGAGCAGTGTCGAACTTACAAGCAGAGGGTGGTACACCTTGTCAACTCAACTTC CGATGAATCACTGCTATGCCAAGGACTGGCCCTGAATGATGATCTGCAGCGAGTACTGGCCAAGCACGAATCTATTTCTTCGGGAACTTCTGCCCAAAACCAAAATCACGCAGAAAATTCAAAACCTGCCCTTCCTGGAACACTTGTAGATATAGATGCTCCTTTGGTTGATACTGGGGATACTACCAAACAAACTAAAGAGAG ACCCTCTTCTAATGTTGAAGCAGAATCCCAAACAATGAATCAGTTGCTGCTTCCTGCGCCTCCAACTTCTAATGGTTCAACAATTCCTGCTAAGGTTGACCCCAAATTGGACCTACTCAGTGGTGATGACTATAACTCTCCAAAAGCAGATGCTTCAAATGCTCTTGTTCCTGTAGGAGAACAGCCACCTGCTAGTCCTGTTTCTCAGCAGAATGCCCTTGTTCTTTTTGATATGTTTTCCAATGGAAATAATGCACCTACATCAGTCAATAGCCAGCTGCCCCAGCCAGCTAATGTTGCTAGCCAAAGTACTCCATATACTCCCCAATTTCAACAACAGCAAACAGTCATATCTCAAGGTGGATTTTACCCCAATGGAAATGTCCCAAATGCGGGTTCGCCTCAGTATGAGCAACAATCGCTGTATACACACGGTACAGGTTCTGCTTGGAATGGTCAGGTTGCACAACAGCAGCAACAACCACCTTCACCGGTTTATG GTACGCAAAGCGGTGGATCATTGCCACCCCCTCCTTGGGAAGCGCAATCAGCAGATAATGGAAGTTCAGTAGCTGGCGCTCAGTATCCATATGTGCAGAATGCTGCACATCCTCCAGGGTCTCAAACAATGGGCAATGACCAGGGTGTTGGCATGTATATGCAGCCAAATGCTAATAGCCATATGCCACGAATGAATAACCATGTTGGGAGAAATCAAATGGGCTTGCAACCTCAGCATATACAAGGTGTTGCAGGGCCCTACATGGGTATGGCTTCACATCAAATGCAGGGTGGTCCTGTGATGTATCCTCAACAGATGTACGGAACCCAATTTATGGGATACGGTTATGATCAGCAGCAACAAGGAGTTCCATATATTGAACAGCAAATGTATGGTATGTCTGTCAGAGATGACAGTGCTTTGAGAAACTCTTACCCAGTTTCTACCCCATCTTATGCTCCATCTGGGAAACCTTCCAAGCCAGAGGATAAGTTATTTGGAGACCTTGTTAACATGGCAAAGGTGAAGCCCAATCCCACCCCAGGCCGAGCTGGTAGCATGTAA